TAATCTAGTGGGGCTTTATCAAAACTGCCCTCACAATTTATATAAAAGGGTTCCATCGTTTTTAAGTAATCGGCAAAACGGCGCGCCAACGTATTGCCCTCTTGCTGGTAAATAGCTAAATTTGTTTGCTTAATTTTTTCGTGCAGCTCCAAAAGGTAATCGTAAAGCAGCTTTAACAATCTTTCGCAGTAACTCTTCCAACGCGAAAGAAACGGGCTTAAGTAAATACGCTCGTAGTTAAAATCTTTTAATTTAATAAATTGCTCAAAAACATCATCGGAAAAACCCATACCTTCGGAGGTATGACCCATAGAGATTAAATCTATCGTTAATGTATTAATAATATCGGCGTTATTATCACCCAAAACTTTTTTAACAGATGATGGTATATCATCTTTAGTGATAATTTTTAGCGCAATAGCATCTTCCAAATCGCGTCCCAAATAAGCAATTTTATCGGCAAAACGCACAATACAACCCTCCCAGCTGGCGGGGTAAGCGCTACGTGCCGGCAGCTCGCTTAAGTTTTTAAAGTCAAAATCGGGTTTAATGTACTGCTCAAAACGTTCACCGCAGTGGTTGACAATCCCATCGCGCACCGCATAACATAAATTTAGGCCCATATCACGGTTGGCGCCGCGATGGGCCAAGTGGTCAACCACCCTTAAGCCGTGCTTTTCGTGGCTAAAACTCTCCCCCGTAAGTTCGCTTAAAACTTTTTCGCCGGCGTGGCCAAAGGGGGTATGGCCTAAGTCGTGGCCTAAACCAATAGCCCAAGCTAAATCGGGATTAAGACCGAAAGTACGGCAGATGGTGGTAGCTATCGAGGCCACATGCATCACATGCTCCACCCTCGTACAGATGTGGTCGTTTTTAGGGGAGAAAAAAACCTGCGTTTTATGTTTAAGCCGCCTAAAAGGATAGCTGTGGATAATGGCGGTGGCATCGCTAAAGTAAGCCGTACGCGGGTCGCCGGAGTTGCTATTGCTTTCTTTAAGTCTGCTTTGCAAGATAGGACTATTTTGATTTTGAAAAAATAAGCTATGCTCCACTGGTTAGCACCTCCACCCGGCCATCAATAATAGCGATAGTATCCTCAAAGTGGGCCGAAAGTTTACCATCGGCCGTGCAAACACTCCATTTATCGTTAGCGACAAACACATCACCGGTACCTAAATTAACCATCGGCTCGATGGCCAGCACCATACCGTTACGAAAGCGGGGATTACTGCCGCGAAATTTTTTATAATCATTGGTAATCTCCGGCTCTTCGTGAACGGCTAAGCCAACACCATGCCCGCAATATTCGTGCACCACCCCATAACCTAAAGGTTTTAAATAATTTGAAACCGCTTTAGCTATATCTTTAATGCGGCCATCTATCGTGATGGCCTCTATCGCCTTATTTAAGCTTATTTTAGTATTTTTAATTAAATTATGAGTATCATTACTTATCTTGCCGATGGCAAAGGTGCGGGCCATATCGGAAAAATAACCGTTAAAGGCCAGCCCTAAATCGAGGCCGATAATATCACCTTCTTTAAGTCCATAATTACTGGGCACACCGTGAATTACTACATTATTTACCGAAGTGCAAAGCGCCGCCGGAAAACCGCCGTATTTTTTAAACGAGGGCTCAGCCCCTGCTTCTTTAATATAACTTTCGGCCAAATGGTTAAGTTGCTCGGTGGTAACCCCTACTTTAGCGGCGGCGGCAACTTTAAAAAATATTTCGTTTAATAATCTACAACTTTTTTTA
The DNA window shown above is from Spirochaetaceae bacterium and carries:
- a CDS encoding HD domain-containing protein, whose product is MEHSLFFQNQNSPILQSRLKESNSNSGDPRTAYFSDATAIIHSYPFRRLKHKTQVFFSPKNDHICTRVEHVMHVASIATTICRTFGLNPDLAWAIGLGHDLGHTPFGHAGEKVLSELTGESFSHEKHGLRVVDHLAHRGANRDMGLNLCYAVRDGIVNHCGERFEQYIKPDFDFKNLSELPARSAYPASWEGCIVRFADKIAYLGRDLEDAIALKIITKDDIPSSVKKVLGDNNADIINTLTIDLISMGHTSEGMGFSDDVFEQFIKLKDFNYERIYLSPFLSRWKSYCERLLKLLYDYLLELHEKIKQTNLAIYQQEGNTLARRFADYLKTMEPFYINCEGSFDKAPLDYIAGMSDDFAINSAKEILMPEKIDTF
- the map gene encoding type I methionyl aminopeptidase, which translates into the protein MINLKSAEELAGIKKSCRLLNEIFFKVAAAAKVGVTTEQLNHLAESYIKEAGAEPSFKKYGGFPAALCTSVNNVVIHGVPSNYGLKEGDIIGLDLGLAFNGYFSDMARTFAIGKISNDTHNLIKNTKISLNKAIEAITIDGRIKDIAKAVSNYLKPLGYGVVHEYCGHGVGLAVHEEPEITNDYKKFRGSNPRFRNGMVLAIEPMVNLGTGDVFVANDKWSVCTADGKLSAHFEDTIAIIDGRVEVLTSGA